In Candidatus Sulfotelmatobacter sp., the sequence ATTCGTCACCTGGTCCGAGTTCAACCTCACCCACGGAATCCCGGGGCCCACTTCCACCAAGGTCGCGCACGTCACCGGAGCTGGAGCGGCCGCGTGGGTGGTCGCCGCCTCGAGCGCCGGGGGGACGCAGGTCGCACCCTCCCTGTGTGCCGACGGCGCCGGCGGCCTGTTCGTCACCTGGGTGGACACGCGCAGCGGAACGCATCTCTACGCCCAGCGCTATTCGAGCGCCGGCAGTCCCGCCTGGGCGGCGAACGGCATCCAGCTCGACTCGTTCATGACCTTCGCCGGCGATCCCGAGATCTGCGCCGACGGAAGCGGCGGCGCCGTGGTCGCGTGGACCGACGGCTCGGCCACGCCGCACATCTACGCGAAGCGCGTGGACGGCGCCGGCAATTTGATCTGGGGTCCGGTCAACACCTCGGGGCTCACCGGCAGCCAGAGCGCACTGCAGGTCGCGCCCGACGCCGCCGGTGGCGCCTTCGTCTGCTGGTCGGACACGCGCAGTGGCACGATGCAGATCTACGCCCAGCACCTGAACTCGAGCGGGCTTCCTCAGTGGTCGACCTACGGCGTTCCGGCGAGCGTGGCGGTATCCACCCAGGATCGCTCCGGGATCGTTCCCGACGGCACGGGAGGCGCGCTGCTCGGCTGGACCGATTCGCGCGCCGGCATCGACACCGAGCTGATCGGCCAGCACCTCGATGCCTCGGGCAATCGTGTGTTCGCGGCCGATCTCGCGATCAGCACCGCGCCCGGTGCCGCCAGCAGCCAGACCATGACCACCGACGGCGCGGGCGGGGCGCTGGTCGGCTGGAACGACCATCGCGCGGCTTCGTCGTGGCGCGGCGTGGTCCAGCGCATCGATCCGTTCGGCTACCGCGGCAATCCCGCGCCCGACATCGAGGCCTTGCTCGACGTGGCCAACGATCAGGGCGGGCGTCTCAAGCTCGCGTGGCGCGCGAGCGACATCGATCAGATGTACACGCCGATCATCGATCGCTACGACGTGGATCGCTGGAGCGGCACGAGCTGGACCCCGGTGGACAGCGTGTTTGCGGGCCCGCTCCCGAGCTACAGCCTGCTGGTCCACACGCTCTCCGATTCCACCGCTCCGGGCTCGCCGTTCACGGTGGTGCGGGTGCGCGCGATCGCGGTCGGCGGTGGCAGCGTGTGGTTCTCCTCGCCGGATTCGGCGCGCTCGGTGGACAATCTCCCGCCGGCCTCGGTGGTGATCTCGGGCACCTACGACCGCGGCCTCGCCACGCTCCACTGGACGGCGGCGCCCGATCCGGATCTCGCCGGCTACCGGATCTATCGTTCCACTTCCGGACCCGCCTCGCCCGCCGCAGGCGAGCGCATCGCCGAGGTCGGCGGCACTTCCTTCGTCGACGTGGTCG encodes:
- a CDS encoding FlgD immunoglobulin-like domain containing protein codes for the protein FVTWSEFNLTHGIPGPTSTKVAHVTGAGAAAWVVAASSAGGTQVAPSLCADGAGGLFVTWVDTRSGTHLYAQRYSSAGSPAWAANGIQLDSFMTFAGDPEICADGSGGAVVAWTDGSATPHIYAKRVDGAGNLIWGPVNTSGLTGSQSALQVAPDAAGGAFVCWSDTRSGTMQIYAQHLNSSGLPQWSTYGVPASVAVSTQDRSGIVPDGTGGALLGWTDSRAGIDTELIGQHLDASGNRVFAADLAISTAPGAASSQTMTTDGAGGALVGWNDHRAASSWRGVVQRIDPFGYRGNPAPDIEALLDVANDQGGRLKLAWRASDIDQMYTPIIDRYDVDRWSGTSWTPVDSVFAGPLPSYSLLVHTLSDSTAPGSPFTVVRVRAIAVGGGSVWFSSPDSARSVDNLPPASVVISGTYDRGLATLHWTAAPDPDLAGYRIYRSTSGPASPAAGERIAEVGGTSFVDVVASPAAYAVTSVDRHGNESPASAWTAPGFEPRSGLPPALALAAPSPNPARGAVTLAFQLPAAAPAELQICDLAGRVVRRLAGGTWAAGEHRIGWDLNDERGRPVAPGAYFARLRAGGTSLTREVVVLK